The Micromonospora sp. Llam0 genome contains a region encoding:
- a CDS encoding winged helix DNA-binding domain-containing protein — translation MTVLDTRALNRATLARQLLLDRADLPAYDAVAHLGGLQAQEPQEPFVGLWSRLRGFDPVDLSDLLLRRAVVRTHLMRRTVHLLTAADAVAWRPRHDVMLRQRVLAGYRRELAGVDLDALAAAGRAVLADGEPRTMTGLARALPDRWRQLEPRAVGEMLVAALIPVVQLPPRGLWRTVGGARYRPLAEWAGQQPDPLTDAAGVDPVEAGTDPVGQALVRRYLAAYGPAASADLRAWCGLAGLPAAVAAVRDELVVFRDQRGRQLLDLPDAPRPAPDTPAPVRFLPAFDNAILGYDDRSRIIDDAHRGLSVAGARVVLVDGRVAATWTVDAGTVTVTGLRGLTRAERAAVAEEGESVAAFLTDGDSQRVRLTTG, via the coding sequence ATGACGGTGCTGGACACCCGGGCGCTCAACCGCGCGACGCTGGCCCGGCAGTTGCTGCTCGACCGCGCGGACCTGCCGGCGTACGACGCCGTCGCGCATCTCGGCGGCCTGCAGGCGCAGGAGCCGCAGGAGCCGTTCGTCGGGCTGTGGAGCCGGCTGCGCGGCTTCGACCCGGTGGACCTGTCGGACCTGCTGCTGCGCCGCGCGGTGGTCCGGACCCATCTGATGCGCCGCACCGTCCACCTGCTCACCGCCGCCGATGCCGTGGCCTGGCGTCCCCGCCACGACGTCATGCTGCGGCAACGGGTCCTCGCCGGCTACCGCCGCGAGCTCGCCGGGGTCGACCTCGACGCGCTCGCGGCGGCCGGTCGGGCGGTGCTGGCCGACGGCGAGCCCCGGACGATGACCGGGCTGGCCCGTGCCCTGCCTGACCGGTGGCGGCAGTTGGAGCCGAGAGCAGTGGGGGAGATGCTGGTCGCGGCCCTGATCCCGGTGGTGCAGCTGCCGCCGCGTGGGCTGTGGCGGACCGTCGGCGGGGCACGCTACCGGCCGCTGGCGGAGTGGGCGGGCCAGCAGCCGGACCCGCTGACCGACGCAGCCGGCGTCGACCCGGTCGAAGCCGGCACCGACCCGGTCGGCCAGGCACTGGTACGGCGCTACCTGGCGGCGTACGGGCCGGCCGCCAGCGCCGACCTGCGCGCCTGGTGCGGGCTGGCCGGGCTGCCGGCCGCCGTCGCCGCCGTCCGCGACGAACTGGTCGTCTTCCGCGACCAGCGCGGCCGGCAACTGCTCGACCTGCCGGACGCGCCGCGACCCGCCCCGGACACTCCCGCCCCGGTGCGGTTCCTGCCGGCGTTCGACAACGCGATCCTCGGCTACGACGACCGCAGCCGGATCATCGACGACGCCCACCGGGGCCTGTCCGTCGCCGGGGCACGGGTGGTGCTGGTCGACGGCCGGGTCGCCGCCACCTGGACCGTCGACGCCGGCACCGTCACCGTCACCGGGCTGCGCGGCCTCACCCGCGCCGAGCGCGCCGCCGTGGCCGAGGAAGGGGAGAGCGTGGCGGCATTCCTCACCGACGGCGACAGCCAGCGGGTACGCCTGACCACTGGCTGA
- a CDS encoding CU044_5270 family protein encodes MAKLERGVSEMDRLRELGAALAPDAGDAPTAWRSRRLDEPGARTMMRRGGAARRSARRWSLGLAGGALAALLVVVTVGPLVRHGWPAGGSAPPPGTAEAAEILRTAALVAHEADLPVPRAGQFVFTETVASPINQVQQPDGGFSTAQGPRVLRQTWLSADGTRDGLVRDRPYQQDRAASDELALPACPAVSSADPVPGRPCTPQPGFDAGMPDSPAALLDWLRAGVSSAAGPPVASAAAAGGGVADALVFQRAGELLVGGRYLTSGQRSALFAALASLPGVTVQQQVRDLANRDGVGVGMTDGTTLIFDATSYAFLGTTNSALLRQATVDEAGDVPP; translated from the coding sequence GTGGCAAAGTTGGAGCGGGGCGTGAGCGAAATGGACCGGCTCAGGGAGCTCGGTGCCGCACTGGCCCCGGACGCCGGGGACGCACCGACGGCCTGGCGCAGCCGGCGGCTCGACGAACCGGGCGCGCGAACAATGATGCGGCGCGGCGGCGCGGCCCGGCGGTCGGCTCGTCGGTGGAGCCTCGGCCTGGCCGGTGGGGCGCTGGCGGCGCTGCTCGTCGTGGTCACCGTCGGCCCACTGGTACGGCATGGCTGGCCGGCCGGCGGATCGGCACCGCCACCGGGTACGGCCGAGGCGGCCGAGATTCTGCGTACCGCTGCGTTGGTGGCGCACGAGGCGGATCTGCCCGTCCCGCGAGCCGGGCAGTTCGTGTTCACCGAGACGGTGGCGAGCCCGATCAACCAGGTGCAGCAGCCGGACGGTGGCTTCAGCACCGCTCAGGGGCCTCGGGTGTTGCGGCAGACCTGGCTGTCGGCGGACGGCACCCGGGACGGGCTGGTCCGCGACCGGCCGTACCAGCAGGACCGGGCCGCGTCCGACGAACTGGCGCTGCCGGCCTGCCCCGCCGTTTCGTCCGCCGACCCGGTGCCGGGCCGACCGTGTACGCCGCAGCCGGGCTTCGACGCCGGCATGCCGGACAGCCCGGCGGCGCTGCTCGACTGGCTCCGAGCCGGCGTGTCCTCGGCGGCAGGGCCACCGGTGGCATCCGCTGCCGCTGCCGGTGGCGGCGTCGCCGATGCGCTCGTCTTCCAGCGGGCCGGTGAGCTGCTGGTCGGCGGTCGGTATCTCACCTCGGGTCAGCGGAGCGCCCTGTTCGCCGCGTTGGCCTCGCTGCCGGGTGTGACCGTCCAGCAGCAGGTGCGGGACCTTGCCAACCGTGACGGAGTGGGAGTCGGCATGACCGATGGGACGACCCTAATCTTCGACGCGACGTCGTACGCGTTCCTCGGCACCACCAACAGCGCCCTACTCCGCCAGGCCACCGTGGACGAGGCAGGAGACGTACCGCCCTAA
- a CDS encoding DEAD/DEAH box helicase, which translates to MTDVGELHPVLTYHLVNSLGWRDLRPMQRAAVGPVLAGEDALLLAPTAGGKTEAAVFPLLSKMTDAGWPGTSVLYLCPLKALLNNLLPRLERYADWLGRRAALWHGDVSPARRRAILAGRPDILLTTPESLEAMLVSANVDHRSFFAGVRAVVVDEVHAFADDDRGWHLLAVLERLTHLIGRPLQRIGLSATVGNPDALLTWLQGSGAASRPSRVVAPDAASAPAAALASDASAAVADRAPPGDVELDFVGSLSNAATVIAALHAGEKRLVFCESRQAVEELGQLLRQRDITTFLSHASLSADERRRSEQAFAEARDCVIVSTSTLELGIDVGDLDRVVQIDAPATVASFLQRLGRTGRRPGASRNCLFLARDGDVLVEAAALLTLWGRGWVEPVVPPPEPRHIVAQQILALSLQQSQVGDQECIAWWNGLAPFDDSARPILRHLVDSGYLDTDSGMLFIGPEAEKRFGHRHFMSMTAVFTGPPEFTVLYGRSELGRIDPSLLTEEVRGDRRLLLTGQSWRVTYIDWRRRRCFVEPADGGGKARWTAGGLAGLGYELTRAMRDVLLGTDPPVRLTRRAVDRLHRVRDERSSLVHPGGNVILRDRSGDLRWWTWAGYRANATLAATLSEVVDPVQRFDDCQIRLRADLTPADWRSLIADATERICLPDVDEKALAGLKFSAALPARLAMATLAARLADPVAALAVLRQGTRFVSV; encoded by the coding sequence GTGACCGACGTCGGCGAGCTGCACCCGGTCCTGACGTACCACCTGGTCAACAGCCTCGGTTGGCGGGACCTGCGGCCGATGCAGCGGGCCGCGGTCGGCCCGGTCCTGGCCGGTGAAGACGCCCTGCTGCTGGCCCCCACCGCCGGCGGCAAGACCGAAGCCGCCGTCTTTCCGCTGCTGTCGAAGATGACCGACGCCGGCTGGCCCGGCACCTCGGTGCTCTACCTGTGCCCGCTGAAAGCGTTGCTGAACAACCTGCTGCCCCGGCTGGAACGCTACGCCGACTGGCTCGGCCGCCGCGCCGCCCTCTGGCACGGTGACGTCAGCCCCGCCCGCCGCCGGGCAATCCTCGCCGGCCGGCCGGACATCCTGCTGACCACCCCGGAGTCGCTGGAAGCGATGCTGGTCAGCGCCAATGTCGACCACCGGTCGTTCTTCGCCGGGGTGCGGGCCGTCGTCGTCGACGAGGTGCACGCCTTCGCCGACGACGACCGTGGCTGGCACCTGCTGGCCGTCCTGGAACGGCTCACCCACCTGATCGGCCGGCCGCTGCAGCGGATCGGGCTGTCGGCCACCGTCGGCAACCCGGACGCCCTGCTGACCTGGCTGCAAGGCTCCGGTGCGGCCAGCCGCCCGAGCCGGGTCGTCGCCCCCGACGCCGCTTCCGCCCCGGCTGCCGCTCTCGCCTCTGATGCCAGCGCCGCCGTCGCGGACCGGGCACCGCCCGGCGACGTCGAACTCGACTTCGTCGGCTCGCTCTCCAACGCCGCCACTGTGATCGCCGCGCTGCACGCGGGCGAGAAACGGCTGGTCTTCTGCGAGTCCCGGCAGGCCGTCGAGGAACTCGGTCAACTGCTGCGCCAACGCGACATCACCACGTTCCTGTCGCACGCCTCGCTCTCGGCCGACGAACGACGGCGCTCCGAACAGGCGTTCGCCGAGGCCCGGGACTGCGTCATCGTCTCCACCAGCACGCTGGAGCTGGGTATCGACGTCGGTGACCTCGACCGGGTGGTCCAGATCGACGCCCCGGCGACCGTCGCCTCGTTTCTGCAGCGACTCGGCCGGACCGGCCGGCGGCCCGGTGCCAGCCGCAACTGCCTGTTCCTCGCCCGCGATGGCGACGTCCTGGTGGAAGCGGCCGCGCTGCTGACCCTGTGGGGCCGTGGCTGGGTGGAGCCGGTCGTCCCGCCGCCTGAACCCCGGCACATCGTCGCCCAGCAGATCCTCGCCCTGAGCCTGCAGCAGAGCCAGGTCGGCGACCAGGAGTGCATCGCGTGGTGGAACGGGCTGGCACCGTTCGACGACAGTGCCCGGCCGATCCTGCGGCATTTGGTGGACAGCGGGTACCTCGACACCGACAGCGGCATGTTGTTCATCGGCCCGGAAGCGGAGAAGCGGTTCGGGCACCGGCACTTCATGTCGATGACCGCGGTCTTCACCGGGCCACCCGAGTTCACCGTCCTCTACGGACGATCCGAGCTCGGCCGGATCGACCCGAGCCTGCTCACCGAGGAGGTCCGGGGTGACCGCCGGCTATTGCTCACCGGGCAGAGTTGGCGGGTCACGTACATCGACTGGCGGCGACGGCGCTGCTTTGTCGAACCGGCCGACGGCGGCGGGAAGGCCCGTTGGACGGCTGGTGGCCTTGCCGGGCTGGGCTACGAACTGACCCGGGCCATGCGCGATGTCCTGCTCGGCACCGATCCACCGGTACGGCTCACCCGCCGCGCGGTCGACCGGCTGCACCGCGTACGCGACGAGCGCTCCTCGCTCGTGCACCCCGGCGGCAACGTCATCCTGCGCGACCGCTCCGGCGACCTGCGCTGGTGGACCTGGGCCGGATACCGGGCCAACGCCACCCTCGCCGCGACCCTCAGCGAGGTGGTCGACCCGGTGCAGCGCTTCGACGACTGCCAGATCCGGCTGCGCGCCGACCTGACCCCCGCCGACTGGCGCTCACTGATCGCCGACGCCACCGAACGGATCTGCCTGCCCGACGTCGACGAGAAGGCCCTGGCCGGGCTCAAGTTCAGCGCCGCCCTGCCGGCGCGGCTCGCCATGGCCACCCTCGCCGCCCGACTGGCCGACCCGGTTGCCGCCTTGGCCGTGCTCCGGCAGGGAACCCGGTTCGTGTCGGTTTAG
- a CDS encoding YafY family protein codes for MPKTSERLLMLLSLLQARRDWPGGLLAERLAVSPRTVRRDVDRLRALGYPIAAGKGPAGGYRLDAGARLPPLLFDDEQAVALAIALRTATASGAGIGEAAARALHTVRQVMPQRLRHRIDAVGAIEAIGAAVTTGAVTTGAVTTGPAVGSAVGSAAAPPVDSATLLAVSDAVRAHEVLRFDYRSAPVPRRVEPHHLVTRRGRWYLVGWDLDRDDWRIFRADRITPRTPTGPRFTPRELPADSVAAFVTARFRGADGTSGAASSAGSAGSAGSAGSGDWPCRGQVILDLPAAEVAQYAYGGVVEEIGPRRCRLTLGSWSWVGLASIVGMFDADIEVIGPPELAAAFATLARRYATTAGQPPDDEHMPTTAQ; via the coding sequence ATGCCGAAAACCTCGGAGCGGCTGCTGATGCTGCTGTCGCTGCTGCAGGCCCGCCGCGACTGGCCGGGTGGGCTGCTGGCTGAGCGGTTGGCGGTCAGCCCGCGTACCGTCCGGCGCGACGTCGACCGGCTACGCGCGCTCGGCTACCCGATCGCGGCGGGCAAGGGACCGGCCGGCGGCTACCGGCTCGACGCCGGCGCCCGGCTGCCGCCGCTGCTGTTCGACGACGAGCAGGCGGTCGCGCTCGCCATCGCGCTGCGGACCGCCACCGCCAGCGGCGCCGGCATCGGGGAGGCGGCGGCGCGGGCGCTGCACACCGTCCGGCAGGTGATGCCGCAGCGGCTGCGCCACCGGATCGACGCTGTCGGGGCCATCGAGGCGATCGGGGCGGCCGTCACGACCGGAGCCGTCACGACCGGGGCCGTCACGACCGGTCCGGCCGTCGGGTCGGCCGTCGGGTCGGCCGCCGCGCCGCCGGTCGACAGCGCGACGCTGCTGGCGGTGAGCGACGCGGTACGGGCCCACGAGGTGCTGCGCTTCGACTACCGGTCAGCGCCTGTGCCCCGGCGGGTCGAGCCGCACCACCTGGTCACCCGGCGGGGGCGCTGGTACCTGGTCGGCTGGGATCTCGACCGCGACGACTGGCGGATCTTCCGGGCCGACCGGATCACCCCGCGCACCCCGACCGGGCCGCGCTTCACCCCGCGCGAACTGCCGGCGGACAGCGTCGCCGCGTTCGTCACGGCCAGGTTCCGGGGCGCGGACGGCACAAGCGGCGCGGCGAGCTCAGCCGGCTCGGCGGGCTCAGCGGGCTCAGCCGGCTCCGGTGACTGGCCCTGCCGGGGCCAGGTGATCCTGGACCTGCCCGCGGCCGAGGTGGCCCAGTACGCCTACGGCGGCGTCGTCGAGGAGATCGGTCCACGCCGCTGCCGGCTGACCCTGGGCTCCTGGTCGTGGGTGGGTCTGGCGAGCATCGTCGGCATGTTCGACGCCGACATCGAGGTCATCGGCCCACCTGAGCTGGCCGCCGCATTCGCCACCCTGGCCCGCCGGTACGCCACCACCGCCGGTCAGCCTCCGGATGACGAGCACATGCCGACCACCGCGCAGTAG
- the brxD gene encoding BREX system ATP-binding protein BrxD, with protein sequence MTVPTPPGSPPEISPRRRRDIIDALRRGAVPANGLDALAVGLDRFAAAIDDDLDRVAGGGSVFKAVRGEYGAGKTFFARWLAERAKQRGFAAAEVQISELETPLHRMETVYRRLVEHLNTEQFAASALRPVLDGWIFALEEDVLASGTVSESDRDGLDRAVSDLLERRLAEISRSTPGFAAALRGYRTATAAGDQPTADGLAAWLAGQPHVAAAARRAAGVKGDLDHFAALSFLRGLLTVLRDSGHPGLLLVLDEVETLQRVRSDSRDKALNALRQLVDDVHGGRFPGLFLVITGTPAFYDGPQGVQRLAPLAQRLATDFGGDPRWDNPRAVQLRLPGFTVPALVELGVRVRQIYGSDRLAGRVDDAYLTELADAVTGRLGGKVGVAPRIYLKKLVADVLDRADQFADWDPRQHYQLTLRSDELTPVERNAASAGEVPLDLP encoded by the coding sequence GTGACCGTGCCGACCCCGCCGGGCAGCCCACCGGAGATCTCGCCGCGTCGCCGCCGCGACATCATCGACGCGCTGCGGCGCGGTGCCGTGCCCGCCAACGGCCTCGATGCGCTCGCGGTCGGGCTGGACCGGTTCGCCGCCGCCATCGACGACGACCTCGACCGGGTCGCCGGTGGCGGCAGCGTCTTCAAAGCCGTCCGTGGCGAATACGGTGCCGGCAAGACGTTCTTCGCCCGCTGGCTGGCCGAACGGGCCAAACAGCGCGGCTTTGCCGCCGCCGAAGTGCAGATCTCCGAGCTGGAAACCCCGCTGCACCGGATGGAGACCGTCTACCGACGGCTCGTCGAGCACCTCAACACCGAACAGTTCGCCGCCAGCGCGCTACGGCCCGTCCTCGACGGCTGGATCTTCGCGCTGGAGGAGGACGTACTCGCCTCGGGAACCGTCAGTGAATCGGACCGTGACGGGCTCGACCGGGCTGTCAGCGACCTGCTGGAACGCCGCCTCGCCGAAATCTCCCGCAGCACCCCCGGGTTCGCCGCCGCGCTGCGCGGCTACCGCACCGCCACCGCCGCCGGCGACCAGCCCACCGCCGACGGGCTCGCCGCCTGGCTCGCCGGGCAGCCACACGTCGCCGCCGCCGCCCGCCGGGCCGCCGGAGTGAAAGGCGACCTGGACCACTTCGCCGCGCTCAGCTTCCTACGTGGCCTGCTCACCGTGCTGCGCGACAGCGGCCACCCCGGTCTGCTGCTCGTCCTCGACGAGGTGGAGACCCTGCAACGGGTCCGCTCCGACTCCCGGGACAAGGCCCTCAACGCGCTGCGCCAACTCGTCGATGACGTCCACGGCGGACGGTTCCCCGGCCTGTTCCTGGTGATCACCGGTACGCCCGCCTTCTACGACGGGCCGCAGGGTGTGCAGCGCCTCGCCCCGCTGGCCCAACGCCTCGCCACCGACTTCGGCGGCGACCCCCGTTGGGACAACCCGCGCGCGGTGCAGCTGCGGCTGCCCGGCTTTACCGTGCCGGCGCTCGTCGAACTGGGCGTACGGGTCCGCCAGATCTACGGCAGCGACCGGCTCGCCGGCCGGGTCGACGACGCGTACCTGACCGAGCTGGCCGACGCGGTCACCGGCAGACTCGGCGGCAAGGTCGGGGTGGCGCCCCGGATCTACCTGAAGAAGCTGGTCGCCGACGTGCTCGACCGGGCCGACCAGTTCGCCGACTGGGACCCCCGGCAGCACTACCAGCTGACGCTGCGCTCCGACGAGCTGACCCCGGTCGAACGCAACGCGGCCAGCGCCGGCGAGGTCCCGTTGGACCTGCCGTGA
- a CDS encoding VOC family protein: MSITTTTHLNFRGEARAALEFYRSVFGGDLVAVTYADLGAAQDESEADQVIWGQVRADNGFHVMAYDVPGRLAYAPGENAYFVSVRGETVDEVTGYWEKLVDGATVVVPLGPAAWAPAYGMVRDRFGVVWVVDVTVPYNG, translated from the coding sequence TTGTCGATCACCACCACCACTCATCTCAACTTCCGGGGCGAGGCGCGCGCCGCGCTGGAGTTCTACCGGTCCGTCTTCGGCGGCGACCTGGTCGCCGTCACGTACGCCGACCTCGGCGCCGCCCAGGACGAATCCGAGGCCGACCAGGTGATCTGGGGCCAGGTCCGCGCCGACAACGGCTTCCACGTCATGGCGTACGACGTGCCCGGTCGGCTGGCCTACGCGCCGGGCGAGAACGCCTATTTCGTCTCCGTACGCGGCGAAACCGTCGACGAGGTCACCGGCTACTGGGAGAAGCTGGTCGACGGGGCGACCGTGGTCGTCCCGCTCGGCCCGGCCGCCTGGGCGCCGGCGTACGGGATGGTTCGGGACCGGTTCGGCGTCGTCTGGGTCGTCGACGTCACCGTCCCGTACAACGGCTAG
- the pglZ gene encoding BREX-2 system phosphatase PglZ — MTATPTRSTAGPTPPGKPDIVRPDAVRRKVDAWLKEDDGTDAIALRAAPVWDSDAVIVVGRVRLQVVACPTPLAARAALHDRADDEKLVLLTDLPDAVLGDGLLAHLSRQSVRSVNAWELVRQMFGGVRLDPSLPTDRRWLPAALADHAPVDGWPTPPGTILTRDHALRCLTAELLGIERDQLDASGLLQWTTDAQAQQRFTDRVAADVADGITAYLRDVAGPIAEPVMAAVRAGHGVDVIPIGLLAEVLWPTPAGGTAGGPAGAAASGPAGVEVAVARTRLEPRFGTLRMTPVQAAALHDAADAWVARALDSDDELARQQGLRLVRRAEAIAADIELTSQLAASSLLPAGVTWRLRAFAAAVRAALPPPGAPAAGTVTTAGLGRAEAAFKRLSEHRAADQGRRTTAHMALRLLRWLSRPAGQPPRTLYAALQRQVTVDGWVDRARLDVFAGDVDPEVAEAYQALHRAVDARRARHDEQFAGLLAEATRADAEPGRMLRVEDVLDRVVAPILDAGRQALLLVMDGMGVAAATELAESLSRDGSWIELTQGGGPRAGVLAALPTVTEASRCSLLSGRLAVGGRQTEQTAFERRFTGGRLLHKRSLRAGAGAAIDPEVRAAIDDPTVPVVAAVVNTIDDSLGYGEPGSTVWGQDTVPAVRDLLAVARHRVVVIVSDHGHVVDRGPEAVTLPGGDGQNNRWRPVTSSTGDSAGDRLGDGEIVVTGRRVLLGGGTVVLPWREELRYGPRKAGYHGGATPAEAVIPLLMFTSGDEESVPGWQPAPVASPDWWREPVSSGAPTKAGTGGGRSGTGGRRAGKGGQSAKPVQTEQLFDVPADPQQPPPVAAPPAVTPADADRALIDRLLASERYAQRRNPRTPLDDDRVAALLRVLLAGNGRAGLETLAAQAGVPAHRIQGTVTALRRLLQVEGYPVLTIDADGQTVLLDRTLLVEQFDLGES; from the coding sequence GTGACCGCAACACCCACCCGATCAACCGCAGGCCCGACCCCGCCGGGCAAGCCGGACATCGTCCGGCCCGACGCGGTACGCCGCAAAGTCGACGCCTGGCTGAAGGAGGACGACGGCACCGACGCCATCGCGCTGCGCGCCGCACCGGTCTGGGACAGCGATGCGGTGATCGTCGTCGGCCGCGTCCGGCTGCAGGTCGTCGCCTGCCCGACGCCGCTCGCCGCCCGCGCCGCCCTGCACGACCGAGCCGACGACGAGAAGCTGGTGCTGCTCACCGACCTGCCCGACGCCGTCCTCGGCGACGGGCTGCTCGCCCACCTCAGCCGCCAGTCCGTCCGCAGCGTCAACGCCTGGGAACTCGTCCGGCAGATGTTCGGCGGCGTGCGACTCGACCCCAGCCTGCCGACCGACCGCCGCTGGCTGCCCGCCGCGCTGGCCGACCACGCCCCCGTCGACGGCTGGCCCACCCCGCCCGGCACGATTCTCACCCGCGACCACGCGCTGCGCTGCCTCACCGCCGAATTGCTCGGCATCGAACGTGACCAGCTCGACGCCTCCGGGCTGCTGCAGTGGACCACCGACGCGCAGGCGCAGCAGCGGTTCACCGACAGGGTCGCCGCCGACGTCGCCGACGGCATCACCGCCTATCTCCGTGACGTCGCCGGGCCGATCGCCGAGCCGGTGATGGCGGCGGTCCGCGCCGGCCACGGCGTCGACGTCATCCCCATCGGACTGCTCGCCGAGGTGCTCTGGCCCACGCCGGCCGGCGGCACAGCCGGCGGGCCAGCCGGCGCGGCGGCCAGCGGGCCGGCCGGAGTCGAGGTCGCCGTCGCCCGGACCCGGCTCGAACCACGCTTCGGCACCCTGCGGATGACCCCCGTGCAGGCCGCGGCGCTGCACGACGCCGCCGACGCCTGGGTGGCCCGCGCCCTCGACTCCGACGACGAGCTGGCCCGCCAGCAGGGGCTGCGGCTGGTCCGCCGGGCCGAGGCCATCGCCGCCGACATCGAGCTGACCAGCCAGCTGGCGGCGTCCAGCCTGCTGCCCGCCGGCGTCACCTGGCGGCTGCGTGCCTTCGCGGCAGCCGTCCGCGCCGCTCTGCCGCCGCCCGGCGCACCCGCCGCCGGCACCGTCACCACGGCTGGGCTCGGCCGGGCCGAAGCCGCGTTCAAACGGCTCAGCGAACACCGGGCCGCCGACCAGGGCAGGCGGACCACCGCCCATATGGCCCTGCGTCTGCTGCGCTGGCTCAGCCGGCCGGCTGGCCAGCCACCCCGGACCCTGTACGCCGCCCTGCAACGGCAGGTCACCGTCGACGGCTGGGTGGACCGGGCCCGGCTCGACGTCTTCGCCGGCGACGTCGACCCCGAGGTCGCTGAGGCGTACCAGGCGCTGCACCGGGCCGTTGACGCCCGCCGCGCCCGCCACGACGAACAGTTCGCCGGCTTGCTCGCCGAAGCCACCCGCGCCGACGCCGAACCCGGCCGGATGCTGCGCGTCGAAGACGTCCTGGACCGGGTCGTCGCCCCGATCCTCGACGCCGGACGTCAGGCGCTGCTGCTGGTCATGGACGGCATGGGCGTCGCCGCCGCCACCGAACTCGCCGAGTCACTCAGCCGCGACGGCAGCTGGATCGAGCTGACCCAGGGCGGCGGCCCCCGGGCCGGTGTCCTCGCCGCGCTGCCCACGGTGACCGAGGCCAGCCGGTGCAGCCTGCTCAGCGGCCGGCTCGCCGTCGGCGGCCGGCAGACCGAGCAAACCGCGTTCGAACGGCGGTTCACCGGCGGTCGGCTGCTGCACAAGAGGTCCCTGCGGGCCGGGGCAGGTGCCGCCATCGACCCCGAGGTGCGGGCCGCGATCGACGACCCGACCGTGCCGGTGGTAGCCGCCGTCGTCAACACCATCGACGACTCCCTCGGCTACGGCGAGCCCGGCAGCACCGTCTGGGGCCAGGACACCGTGCCGGCCGTACGGGACCTGCTCGCCGTCGCCCGGCACCGGGTAGTGGTGATCGTCTCCGACCACGGGCACGTCGTCGACCGGGGGCCCGAGGCGGTCACCCTGCCCGGCGGCGACGGGCAGAACAACCGGTGGCGACCGGTCACCAGCAGCACCGGCGACAGCGCCGGTGACCGGCTCGGTGACGGCGAGATCGTGGTCACCGGGCGGCGGGTGCTGCTCGGCGGCGGCACCGTCGTGCTGCCCTGGCGGGAGGAGCTGCGCTACGGCCCCCGCAAGGCCGGCTACCACGGCGGTGCCACCCCGGCCGAGGCCGTCATCCCGCTGCTGATGTTCACCTCCGGCGACGAGGAGTCGGTGCCCGGCTGGCAACCCGCTCCGGTCGCCAGCCCCGACTGGTGGCGGGAGCCGGTCTCGTCGGGTGCGCCGACCAAGGCCGGCACCGGCGGCGGCCGATCCGGTACGGGCGGCAGGCGCGCCGGCAAAGGCGGCCAGTCGGCCAAGCCCGTGCAGACCGAGCAGCTGTTCGACGTACCCGCCGATCCGCAGCAGCCGCCGCCGGTGGCCGCGCCGCCGGCCGTCACACCAGCCGATGCGGACCGGGCGCTGATCGACCGCCTGCTCGCCAGCGAGCGGTACGCCCAGCGCCGCAACCCGCGCACTCCACTCGACGACGACCGGGTCGCCGCCCTGCTCCGGGTGCTGCTGGCCGGCAACGGCCGGGCCGGGCTGGAGACCCTCGCCGCGCAGGCCGGGGTGCCCGCGCACCGGATTCAGGGCACGGTGACCGCGTTGCGTCGGCTGCTGCAGGTCGAGGGTTACCCGGTGCTGACCATCGACGCCGACGGGCAGACCGTCCTGCTCGACAGGACGCTGCTGGTCGAGCAGTTCGACCTCGGCGAGTCGTGA